The DNA sequence ATCGAGGAGTCGATGGTGTTCGGTCGTGTGCCGGCCCAGCAGACGCAACCGGCCTGACGGGCGCACGCTCAGGCCGAGGCCAACAGCAGCCGAGCGATCCGGCGGGCACGTCCGACCGGATCCGCCTCCAGCCCGACTGCCAGCGCGCTGAGCATGCCGTCGTAGACGAGCGCGATATCGCGCGCCGTCCGGTCGGCATCGGTGACACCCGCGGCGGCCACCTCACGGGCCAACCGCGCGACGACGTGGCGTTTGTGGTCCGCGACCGTGGTCAGTCCTGGGTGGTCCGGCGGGAGCTGGGTGGCGGCGGCGACGTGTGCGCAACCGCGCGACAGTGACGTGGCCGAGGACCACCGCTCGACGGCGGTGAAGATCGCCAGTATTCGCTTCTCCGGCTCGGTCTCGGCGGCGATGCACGACTCCCACAGCTCGCGCCAGCGGAGGTCGCGGTCGGCGAGGTAGGCGGCGACGAGGTCGTCCTTGCCGCCGAAGTTCTTGTACAGCGAACCGGTGGCGACACCGGCCCTCTCGATCACCGCGTCCACACCCGTGCCCGAGATGCCGCGTTCGTAGAACAGCTCGTCGGCGGCCTGCAGCAACCGGAGGCGGGCGGGTTGCCGATGGACGGGCACCGTGCCATCGTAGCTAGAATGCAACGATCGTTCTACTTCGTGGTGGGGGCGGGCGCCTGCCTGATCGGGTGCTGCTACGGATTCGCCCGGTTCGCCTACGGGCTGTTCTCGCCGGTGTTCACCGACACCTTCGGCTTGACGTCCGCGGTGTTCGGTCTGATCGGCGCCGGAAGCTACGCCGGATACTGCGCCGCGATCGCCGTCAGCATCGTGCTGACCGAACGGGTCGGTCCGCGTCCGGTTGCCATCACGGCCGGAGTCGTTGCCACCGTGGGTATCTCGATCGTGGCGGTCGCACCGTCCACGCCGATCCTGGCAATCGGTGTCCTGGTCGGCGGATGCAGCACGGGGATCGCCTCGCCGCCGCTGGCGGCCGCGGTCACACAGCTCATGCGCGGCGCCGTGGCCGACCGGGCACAGACGATCGTGAACGCCGGCACCGGTATCGGTGTCGTGGTGTCCGGTCCGATCTCGCTGCTGCTGTTCGGGCACTGGCGGCTCGCATGGGCGCTGTTCGCGGTGATCACCGCGGCGGTGACGGTGTGGACGGCCTTCGCCGTGCCGCCCGCCGCGGGACCCGGTGATGCCGGCCCTCGGGAGAAGACCCTGCGGCCCGGAGCTTTCGGACTGGTCGCGGCGTCACTGGCCGCCGGGGTCGCCAGCATCGCGGTATGGAATTTCGGCAGAAGCGTGATCACCACCGTCGGCGGTGCCGGGCCGATCCTGTCCTCTGCCGCGTGGACGGTGCTGGGGGCCGCCGGTATCGCCGGAGCGTTCGGTGGTGTCCTCGTGGAACGGATCGGCCTGCGGCCGGCGTGGGTCCTCACCACGGTCGCGATGGCGGCCGCGACGCTGGCGCTGGCCGTCGGACCGGCCCACCGCCTGGTGATCCTGACGGCACCGGGTGTCTTCGGCGCGGCGTACGTGGCGATGTCGGGCCTGCTGCTGCTGTGGAGCGTTCGGGTCTACCCCGACCGGACGGCGTTCGGGGTGGGGCTGAGTTTCTTCATGCTCGCGGTCGGGCAGGCGCTGGGCGCGCCCGCCGTCGGCGCGCTGATCGACTCCGCCGGTACCGCAACGGCGTTCGGGGCGTGCACGGCCGTGGGCCTGCTCGCGCTCCTGTTGCGGCCGGCCGCTGAAGCGGCACCCGTCAGGGTGCCAGCGTGAACCAGTCGGCGAAACCCGACGGGTCGTGGCGGCCCAGCGCGCCGTGCTCGAACAGCCCCCACCCCTCGACGGTGCGGCCCTCGACGGAGCACGTCGCCCGCCCGACGTGGTCGATCACACCGAACATGGCTCGCCCGGACACCGAGGGATCGCTCAGGTCGTAGTCGAGCCGTTCGGTGAACTTCTCGCCCTTCCACACGCCGTGCACCCAGTCGGAGTCGCCGCCGTAGCCGCCCCCGATGTGGATGGGCACGGGCAGCTTGGACTCGACGTCGAACACGAGCGGGGTGCCGTCGCCGGCGGTGGCTTCGATGGTGGCGCCGTGTGGGATTCGGGTCCCGGAGGTGTAGTGGATCTTCACCCTCGGCCACCCCAGTTGCTCGACGCGGCCGTCACGCCACACCCGGGTGCAGTCGTTGAGCGAGCGGAAACCGGTCGGGTCCTCCTGGATGATCAACACGATCGCGAAGTCCTCGAACGCCATCGGGACGTAGAGCCACCACATGCCCTCGAACGGCGGATCGGCCGGCCGCCCGGCCGGTTCTGCTTCGCCGATCGGGCGGATGCCCCAGGACCGGTCCCGTGACCCGATCCAGGTGTCGGGGTCGACCGCGATCTCCTCGCCGTCGAGAGCGATCACCCCCTGCCACGTGCCGACTTGAGCGAAGCGCTGGGCGTCGAGCGTGACCCGGTTGCCGGTGCGCATGATGTGGGGTTGCTCCTGCACGACGTCGAACAGACCCTCCCACGTGAGATCGACTGCCACACCGTTCGTCTCGTCCATGACGATGCGGAGCTTGCGCAGCGGTTCGCTGACCTCGACACGGTAGTTGCCGACGTGCTGGTTGAGCCGGTCCTGGTCGATACCGTCGGACAGGTGCACCGCGGTATGGGTGTCACCGAGCAGTCCTCGCTGGCCGCCGCCGCGCCGCGAAACCAGGACGAAGGCGTCCTTCACACCGAGGTTGGGGTAGTACCCGATCCCGGTGATCACGAAGATGTCGCCGGTGCGGTCGTGGGCGTTGAAGTACGAGCGGTCGTAGAAGTTGCGGTCCGAGGAGCCCGGCCACGCGATCGGCTGCGGGATCTGGTGGACCGGGAATTCGTCCATGGGACCGAGCATCACGCGTCGCCTCTCTGGTCTTCCCGCGAGAGCTCGTCACGCCCTCCGATCAGGCGGCGCAGCAGGGCGCCATGGTAGAACAGCGATTCCACGTCGGTGGGCTGGTCGATCTCGCCGAAGTGCACCCGACGGGCGCCGGTGCGCATGAACACGCAGGCCCAGATCACCCCGGAGTACACGTAGAACCAGCGCAGTTCACCGAGCTGCACACCGGTCTTCTCCGCATAGGTCGCCTTGACGTCCTCTTCGCGCATGAAGTGCGGCATGCCCTCCATGCCTGCCAGTCCGGTGAGTTCCTGGAAGACCATGTGCGCGAATATCATCCAGGCCACGTCCATCTCACGCGGTCCGAGTGTCGCCATCTCCCAGTCCAGTACCGCCACGGGCCGGAAGTCCCGGTAGAGCACATTGCCGATCCGCGCATCGCCCCAGACGAGCACCGGATCGGCGGCGGCGACGTCTGAGGGCCAGTGCGCGTCGAGCCAGCGCAGCGCGTCCTCGATCAGTGCGGAGCGGCCGATGCCGGGTACGGCGAATTCGTACCACGCTTTGAGCCAGTTGAGGTTTCGGCGCAGCGCATTGTCGTCTGTTCCGGTGGCGAGGAAGCCGAACGTGCCCTGCGGATCGGGGATCGAGTGCAGCTTCGCCAACACCTCGACCGTGCTGTCCTGCAATTCGCGTTGCCGTTCGACGGGGGCGTCGTAGAACCAGTTGCCGCCGAACGTGTACGGCATGACATCGGGCGGGACGACACCGTCGACGCAGTCCATCAGGAAGAACGGTGTCCCGAGGACGTCACCGCTGGATTCGAGCCAGCGCACCCGCGGTACCGGCACGTCGGTCTTCTCGGCGACCAGCCGGATGACCTCGAACTGGTGGTCCAGCCGATAGTCCGAGAACACCGGCACGTCTTCGGCGGCGGGCGCCACGCGGGCCACCAGGCGCTGCTCGCCGCCGTCCGACCGGACTGTGAGAACAATGGTCTCCGAGGACATCCCGTTGGCGTCGATACCGCTTTCGACGAGCACCTCGGGGGGTTGGCCGTCGGGCAACCGGGTGGCCAGCCACCGCGACATGATGCCGGGCAGGGTGGTGACGTCTCGGCTGGCCCGTTGCAGGCGGCTGACGTCTTCGACAGCCGGTTCGTGTGGCATGCGTTCTTCCTCTTGCCCGTGGTCTGCCGCGAATACGATACGGTGAGTAGCGTTATGAAAGCAGACCGGTCCGGTGTTGACAAGGTCCAGACCGCGGGACGTCCCCGCGATCCGCGTATCGACGCTGCCATATTGCGGGCCACCGCGGATCTTCTTGTGGAAATCGGTTATTCGAACCTCACCATGGCCGCGGTCGCCGAGCGCGCGGGAACCACGAAGACCGCGCTCTACCGCCGGTGGCCCGGGAAGGCCGAACTCGTGCACGAGGCGGCGTTCCCCGCCGCGCCGACCGCCCTGACCGCGCCGGCCGGTGACATCGCCGCCGACGTGCGCGCGATGGTCGGCGGCGCCCGCGACGTGTTCACCAGCCCGGTGGTGCGCGCGGCCCTGCCCGGGCTGGTCGCCGACATGGCCGGTGACGCCGACCTCACCGCACGGGTGATGGCGCGCTTCACCGATCTGTTCGCCGCGGTGCGCCTGCGCCTGACCGACGCCGTCGCACGCGGTGAGGTGCACCGTGACGTCGACCCCGACCGGTTGATCGAGGTCATCGGCGGCGCGACCATGTTGCGGCTGCTACTGGTGCCGGGCGGTGAGCTCGACGACGCGTGGGTCGACCAGACCGCCGCCATCGTCATCCGCGGTGTGGTGGCATGAAGGGGTGACGCTGCAACCGTTTCCCACCGACTGGCACACCGCGCTGGTCCTGGTTCCGCATCCCGACGATCCCGAGTACGGCATCGGTGCCGCCGTGGCGAAATGGACGTCGGAAGGCCGCCGCGTGCACTATGCGCTGGCCTCCCGCGGTGAGGCCGGCATCGCCGGGCTGGCGCCGCAGGTCGCCGGGCCGTTGCGTGAGCGCGAGCAGATCCGGTCGGCGGCTGTCGTCGGAGTCCGGGACGTGGTGTTCTGGGATTTCCCGGACAGCCGCATCCGCGACACTCCGGCGCTTCGCGCCCGAATCGTCGACACCATCGAGTCGGTGGCCCCCGACATCGTCATCACCATCTTCAGCGGCCCGGAGTGGGCGCCCGGCGAACCGAATCAGCGCGACCACATCGAGTTCGCCACCGCCGTCACCGCCGCCTATGACGCGCTGGTGGAGCCGCCGCGCTGGCTGTTCGAGAACGGCCCGGACGGCACCCACGGCGAGGTGGTCGAGGGCTTCGTCGACGTCGCGGTGGAATCGCTGGCCGCTCACGAGCGTTACCTCGAAGTGCTCGATCCCGAGACGCCGGTCCTCGAGCAGGCGCGCCGCCAGGTGGAACAGACCACCGCCGGTCGTCCCGAGTTCGGTGGCCGCCCGACCGTGGAATTCATCCTCACCCGCAGCAGGAGTACGCCGTGACCCAGACCGTCTTGCGCGCCGAAGCGATCGGCGTCGTCCGCGGCGGACGGCATCTGCTCGCCGACGTGTCGGTGACCATCGAAGCCGGTCAGAGCTGGGTGGTGCTCGGACCCAACGGCGCCGGAAAGAGCACGCTGCTCAGCCTGTTCGGCGCTGTCGCCCATCCCACCAGCGGAACGGTCCACGTGCTCGGACATCAGCTGGGCCGGGTGGACATGCGGGAGCTGCGCACCCACATCGGCCACGTCAACCCCCGTCACCGCGTCGATGCGCCGCTGACCGCGCGCGACGTGGTGCTGACCGGTCTCACCAACACCCCGGAGTTCGTGCCACGCTGGTCGCCGAAGGTCGAGCAGATCCGGCGCGCAGACGACCTGATCGCCTCACTGGGCCTCGCCGACCGCGCAGGCGCGCCGTGGCAGGTGATGTCGCAAGGGGAGCGCGGCCGCACCCTGATCGCCCGCGCATTGATCGGCGAGCCGCATCTGCTCATCCTCGACGAACCCGCCACCGGTCTGGATCTGGCTGCGCGCGAACAACTCCTGGCCGCCATGGACGGGTTGCGCCGCTCGGACCCGCAGCTGGCGACCGTACTCGTCACCCACCACATCGAGGAGATCCCGGCGACGACGTC is a window from the Mycolicibacterium litorale genome containing:
- a CDS encoding TetR/AcrR family transcriptional regulator: MPVHRQPARLRLLQAADELFYERGISGTGVDAVIERAGVATGSLYKNFGGKDDLVAAYLADRDLRWRELWESCIAAETEPEKRILAIFTAVERWSSATSLSRGCAHVAAATQLPPDHPGLTTVADHKRHVVARLAREVAAAGVTDADRTARDIALVYDGMLSALAVGLEADPVGRARRIARLLLASA
- a CDS encoding MFS transporter, with translation MQRSFYFVVGAGACLIGCCYGFARFAYGLFSPVFTDTFGLTSAVFGLIGAGSYAGYCAAIAVSIVLTERVGPRPVAITAGVVATVGISIVAVAPSTPILAIGVLVGGCSTGIASPPLAAAVTQLMRGAVADRAQTIVNAGTGIGVVVSGPISLLLFGHWRLAWALFAVITAAVTVWTAFAVPPAAGPGDAGPREKTLRPGAFGLVAASLAAGVASIAVWNFGRSVITTVGGAGPILSSAAWTVLGAAGIAGAFGGVLVERIGLRPAWVLTTVAMAAATLALAVGPAHRLVILTAPGVFGAAYVAMSGLLLLWSVRVYPDRTAFGVGLSFFMLAVGQALGAPAVGALIDSAGTATAFGACTAVGLLALLLRPAAEAAPVRVPA
- a CDS encoding phosphotransferase family protein, producing MPHEPAVEDVSRLQRASRDVTTLPGIMSRWLATRLPDGQPPEVLVESGIDANGMSSETIVLTVRSDGGEQRLVARVAPAAEDVPVFSDYRLDHQFEVIRLVAEKTDVPVPRVRWLESSGDVLGTPFFLMDCVDGVVPPDVMPYTFGGNWFYDAPVERQRELQDSTVEVLAKLHSIPDPQGTFGFLATGTDDNALRRNLNWLKAWYEFAVPGIGRSALIEDALRWLDAHWPSDVAAADPVLVWGDARIGNVLYRDFRPVAVLDWEMATLGPREMDVAWMIFAHMVFQELTGLAGMEGMPHFMREEDVKATYAEKTGVQLGELRWFYVYSGVIWACVFMRTGARRVHFGEIDQPTDVESLFYHGALLRRLIGGRDELSREDQRGDA
- a CDS encoding TetR/AcrR family transcriptional regulator → MKADRSGVDKVQTAGRPRDPRIDAAILRATADLLVEIGYSNLTMAAVAERAGTTKTALYRRWPGKAELVHEAAFPAAPTALTAPAGDIAADVRAMVGGARDVFTSPVVRAALPGLVADMAGDADLTARVMARFTDLFAAVRLRLTDAVARGEVHRDVDPDRLIEVIGGATMLRLLLVPGGELDDAWVDQTAAIVIRGVVA
- a CDS encoding PIG-L deacetylase family protein, which produces MTLQPFPTDWHTALVLVPHPDDPEYGIGAAVAKWTSEGRRVHYALASRGEAGIAGLAPQVAGPLREREQIRSAAVVGVRDVVFWDFPDSRIRDTPALRARIVDTIESVAPDIVITIFSGPEWAPGEPNQRDHIEFATAVTAAYDALVEPPRWLFENGPDGTHGEVVEGFVDVAVESLAAHERYLEVLDPETPVLEQARRQVEQTTAGRPEFGGRPTVEFILTRSRSTP
- a CDS encoding ABC transporter ATP-binding protein; translation: MTQTVLRAEAIGVVRGGRHLLADVSVTIEAGQSWVVLGPNGAGKSTLLSLFGAVAHPTSGTVHVLGHQLGRVDMRELRTHIGHVNPRHRVDAPLTARDVVLTGLTNTPEFVPRWSPKVEQIRRADDLIASLGLADRAGAPWQVMSQGERGRTLIARALIGEPHLLILDEPATGLDLAAREQLLAAMDGLRRSDPQLATVLVTHHIEEIPATTSHALLLRDGRIVAKGPAAAVLTSEAISACFDHPISIVGNNGRWFAQAVPHLETRAG